The Budorcas taxicolor isolate Tak-1 chromosome 8, Takin1.1, whole genome shotgun sequence genome includes the window ACTATCCCCGGTCAGTATCAGATTCTGGAATAGTCTGTGAGTCATGTGCCGCCCCCATCCCCCGTCTGGGACGTGTTGGTACTCTTATCGGAGCATTCAGTGACAGCAGTTTGTCTTGTGAAATGCAGTGGCCTAGAAAATAGAACTGGGCCCATCCTGGTTCTGACATTACCACCACTCTGCTGAGCttacgcactccagtgttcttacctggagaatcccagggacggtggaacctgatgggctgctgtctatggggttggacagagtcggacacgactgaagcgacttagcagcagcagtagctgctGAGCTTTGGGAAAGCCCCTTCCCACTTGGGACTGAAGCCTCCTCTATACAATCAGAGATGGGTTTTTAAACTATGCACCATGGAGCCCTGTTCGGGGAGGGGAGCTAGTGGGGAACCCAGACACTCATGCCCAATTCAAGTATAGCAGGACCTCTCTGATTTTTTATAGAAATTGGACTTTGAGATTTTGGTTGCAAGGAGGGTTTAGCTGTTAtgaaaagtttttttgtttgtttcaaatgtGGAATCTTGATATGTAATTGATGTCCTTTATAATTCTCTGTATTTTATTAAATGCATATAAATACATTACTCTGAGAAGGGGTTGGTAgccttttcattgttgttttgactgtgccctgtggcatgtgcgtgggatcttagtttcctgaccagggatcaaacctgtgccccctgcattggacatgcggagtcttaaccactagaccgccagggaagtccctgttgcgAATCCCTCTGAAGTGACTGGGCTGCAGGACCTTTACCTCTCAACAGCCAGCCGGATGGGGTGGTTGTGAGCTATGTGAGGTCTCCCGGGCACAGTGTCTGTGTGCATCAAGGGAGCCACATTTCTTCTTCCTGGATATGGCTACAGTCCAGGACTCAGAGGCATCCTCCTCTACCTGGAGACTCTCAATGCACAAGCATTTTTTGGTGTGTTTACCTGCCATGTATCTGGTTGAGTTTGGAGGAATTACTCTCATGTaggccctgccctcctggaacTTACCATCTGGAGGCTGAAGCAGACATTAAGCGAACACTCACACACTGTACACATATAAGACAATGCCACGGGGACTTAGAAGGAAAGTATGGACATGTCTTCTTTCCTCTCGGGGCTCCTGCTCCTCATGTGATTCCCAGCTCAGAGGATCATACAGGCAGGTCTTTCCCCGGGCTCTGTCCGGTGTGTTCTAGAATGTGACTGCAGCATCCTAAAGGGAGGAGTCCCGCAGCTCCTGTCATCCCACTGAGCTCAGTATCAGACTCGGGTTTGGACATGAGGACAAGGCTCCCTACCCCAGAGGTTCCTGGTCAGCGTTAGGGCCCCAGTGTCGAACTCAGCATACTCACTGCTGCTGAAACAAGAAGTTGTCTTTTCTGAGGGGAGCGTGGCTTTCCCCAGACTCATGCAGGGTGCTGCGTCACTGTGCTTGAGGCTTTGTCTGTTGAGCTCATCCTTCTGCACACCTGGCAATGGTAATTCCACGTGGTCATGTGGGGTGCTCAGAGGAGGTCACGGAGGCCAAAGTGTTTTGCCATGAGCGCACACATGGACCAGCGGCGATGGTTGTGGAATGAGGTGTACCTGAATCAGCATCTCTAGTCTTCTAAGTTCTCCCCCCTTATAAGCAGGTACTAGattcaaaatatgtatttctttacaAGCATAAAGTTAGTACTTTTCCCCATTTATAAGTATAATTCATATACATTATACAAAAGCTTAGGAAATATTGAAGAATatgaagtaggaaaaaaatgccCCAAACACCACTATCTTCAGATATGATCACAGTTCCAGGGTTTGCCTCTGGATGTTTTtacagagttggaccataaagaaggctgagcactgaaaaattgatgctttcgaactgtggtcctggagaagactcttgagagtcccttggacagcaaggagatcaaaccagtcaattctaaaggacataagccctgaatattcattggaaggactgatgctgaaggtgaagctccaatactttggccacctgatgcaaagagctgactcattggagaagaccctgatgctaggaaagcttgagggcaggaggagaggagggcaacaggggatgagatggttggatggcatcaccgactgcatggacatgagtttgagcaaactctaggagatggtgaaggacaggaagcctggtgtgctgcagttcgtggggtggcagagttggacacaacttaatgactgagcaacaacaattttTACATAGTCCATCACATCCTATATGTTATGCATGCTTTTACTTTTACGTATCATAAGCTGTTTTCTTACGTCactgagctttaaaaaaatggttgCATAATATTCTGTGGATAATTCAGGATTTATTTAACCAATATTCTATTTTTGGGTGTTTAGACCATTTTCAAATGTCTCTACCATAAACACCACTGTGATGAACATTGTATATAAGACTTTGTTTTTATATACTCCTAGATTCTTAGAAGTGTAACACAGTCTTGTCAACAGACCAAGCAGTGTTCTGTAATAAACAGCTCTGTTTTCTAGCTGCCTACCTTGAACAAATTGCttcacctctctctgcctctgttttcagAACTGCAAAAAATACATTCATTCTGGATAATCAGACCCACTTCTTAGAGTTACTATGGGAGTTAAATAAGATGACTATTGTTTAGGTTCTGAAACAGTAAGGGACTTACCTGAGCACAGCTGGGTTCCTGTGCCTAGACAGTGCCTTGCATCTAATAGCGGCTCAGTACTTATTACCATCTTGGAAAAAGGAGCTGACACTTTTAAGATTCttgttttttttatcatgaaattaTTTGGTTCATCAAAATCCAATGGAATAAAATCCATGGAAAACCTTGAATGAagtttttggccaatccagtattCCCAGGGGAAATGTTTTGAAGGCTCCTAGGTATGGATTTCTGGCAAGATATGCCATGAGAATTTATTTCCTGCCATTGAACTGCCTTGTCTCCCAGTAAGACCATGCCACCACTCACCACTCAACTGTGTGTTAGTCCTAGCTTTGCCTGATCTTGACAATAATGCATTTTTTGGTCTGAAATTGCTGATTTTGACCCCCAGTCTTCTCCACTATGATCTTTTGGGATCATTAAGAAGGATATAATTACAAACTGAAGGGCAGgatgccttttctctctcttccctcttatACCTGATAGTCTTGGAAACCATATGTTCCATATCCCTTGGCTAAAggtgaaaaataatatgtaacaGACTTTGCACGAGCAAGAAATACACTTTTGTTTTGTAAACTATTGAGATTTAAAGGCATGTTTGTTGTAGCAGCAAAGCCTGTCTTCTCCTGACAAATACCTTATACTATAGTCTCCATTTGTTGACTTTTGCTGAGTTCCTACTCTGTGCAAGCCCTGTGCTTTTTGCTTCTATACATTCCCTCTTTTAACCCTCCCAGTGATTCTGAAAAGCAATAATACAGTATAAGTATCCCTGTTTTACAGGTAAGGACACAAGCTCAGAGTGAGAGGGTAATTGACTTGTCCATTTCTGTAGCAGAGCTGATTGAATTTAGCCTCAGCCCCAAAGGCAGGGCTCTTTTTGTtgatttgtttattaaaaaaaaaaaactgttataaaaaactttataaaaaattaaatttatttatttttaattaaaggataattgctttataatattctgttggtttctgccaaacatcaacatgaatcagtcataggtatacctAAGGCAGGGTCCTTAAGCACTATCTTTATAGTCTTTAGACAAGTGATTCTCAAACTATGATACACATTCAGGTTTCCCTGGGGTCATATTAAAATAATGGTTCTGACTTGGCAGGTCTGGAGTAGGGTCTAAAAATTCATTTCTAACAAACTCCCCGGTATGCTGATGTTGCTAGTCCAAGCATCCCACTGTAAGTATCAAGATTTTAAGCGCTATTGTTTATCAGTTTGGTTACTTAGCTGGTCAGTCTTCACCTCATTTTAGGTTGGCATTATTCACTCAAAAGCTGAAGGAAATCTGAGGGGATCTCAGCAGGAGGGGGATGAGCAATATGAGGTCTCCCGAGGCTGGGCAGGGCATTCTTGCCTGGTACCTACCATGCTTTGACAGCTGAAGCTCTTGGGTTTGATTGGGGATCTTGGAGTCATCTGCAGCATCGGGTTTCTCACAGCATTTGCAGCATACAGAGAAGATCTTCGAGGCCAGGTTTTGGTGAGCTGCTAATATGAAGAAAAGGAATGGGGACCCTTGGGTTCCAGGGCCTGAATTCCAGATACCCTGTTGGAAATTCACTGTgatggggagggcgggggggggggggggtcatatAGGCTCCACCTCCCCCAAGGTATAATAGCCTTCTCCTTTTCCAAATCTTCTGTAGCTCCCCCATGGAGCTACAGTGGGGAGCATAGTGGTTCTCTTAAAGTAATTTTCCCTATTTTATACAGAATTTTCTTTACCCATGGAAAGGAGTTGAAGCCTctattctttcagcttttcttgCAGGGCTGCCTTATTGAATCAGCTGATCTTTGAGCCCAGTTCCTTGGGCAGGGCTTTTTCCTAAATAAACAGAAGACTGTGGGTGAAAAGTGCTCATGCTCCAGGTTGGACCTCACTGCAGCAAAATGCTGGGCCATGCAGAGATGCACAGAAACGTGTTTGCAGACCTGTATTCTATTCTGTTTCTAGGTGTGGGTTCCTTAACTTTCTAGAGCCTCACTTTTATCCTGTGGGAAATGGGAATCGCAGTGCCTGCTTTGCAAATGTAAAGGTTTAAACATACACAAAGTGACCTCTGTGGTGCTGGGTACTCAAAGTGCCTAGTCAGTGGTCATTCCCTTCATGTAGCTCATTGGCTACAAAACTATCTCTCGGTCCGGGTTGCAGGAGAACGTGGTGATGAAGCATACTCTTACCAACGTGCTGTGTGGCTTTGAGTAAGTCCCTGCTTCTCTGTCTTAGGCTCCTCACCAGTAATAAGAGGAAGTTAGGTTGCATGATCACTTCAAGCATCTTCCTATTTTGGACAGTCCAGAAAAAGGCCTTCTTTTAAAGTTCTTTCATTATGTACCAACTTTTCCAGGTTTCTGAATGCTTCCtgttctcctttacctttcagtGGTAAAATCCCCCTGTAGAAAATTCTTCTCATGGTATTGGTTAGATGTCCCTCACAATACTCAATTCAGTAGATGAGTTGTCTCATTCGTAGGCATTTCTGTCTCACTTTCTCCACTGTGATACCAAACAAGCCACCCTGAATTATGGTAATAGCTTTCTattagtaaagtgaaagtgaaagttgctccgttgtgtgactctttgcagccccatggacaatacagtccaaggaattctccaggccagaatactggagtgggtagcctttcccttctccgggggatcttcctaattcagggatcgaagccaggtctcctgcagtggaggcggattctctaccagctgagtcacaactGACTTCTTAATAATGAATACAAAAATCTTTAACTTCCTGCGCATAAGCTATTCAGTATGTTGATAGCACCCTTTATATATTGTGGCTAGATACGCTCAGCAGACGAAACACATACAGATGTCTCCACTATGTGGGATCCTTGGACCAAGAAGGGTACTTTCTGGACCCATGTagactccggtgttcttgcctggagaatctcagggatggcggagcctggtggactgccgtctatggggtcgcacagagtcggacacgactgaagcgacttagcagcagcagcagcagcctcaatCTCTGATAGTCCTTTGGATCTATTGCCAAGCGAGTTTTCTCTCATAATTTGAGCTGTGACATATTTCACTGActctttaatgaatttattttcttaggatTTAT containing:
- the TEX48 gene encoding testis-expressed protein 48, with translation MAAVGRAQKGYQRFPTKQRMLMACEGGAAHQNLASKIFSVCCKCCEKPDAADDSKIPNQTQELQLSKHGVQKDELNRQSLKHSDAAPCMSLGKATLPSEKTTSCFSSSEFSDVNSQASKRGFPKGRLSRYSQDRWPYQPCLIGRP